A stretch of DNA from Maridesulfovibrio sp.:
CAAATGATTATACTGATGAGGGCAGGCTTTTGGGTCATATTCACATCGGTGTTCAGGTTCTGGAACCTTTTTTGAGTAAATCAAGAGATCTGGACGACAGGCTTAAGCTCCACCTGAAGCACCTGATTCTTTCCCATCACGGCGAATACGAATTCGGAGCTCCGAAACGGCCCAAGACTCCGGAAGCTTTCATACTTCATTTTGCCGATAATATAGACGCAAAGATGAATACAATTTTCGCCGAGCTTGAAAAGCTGGATGAAGACGGTTCCGACTGGACGCCGTACCAGCGCTTTTTGGACAGATATCTGTACAGGCCCTATAAATCACCGGACGGTCCGGACAGCAAAAGTGAATTGAAAAAAACGGAGGCTCAATGTTCATTACCTTTGAAGGGATAGAAGGGACCGGCAAGACCACGCAGATAAAGCTGCTCAAGGCCTATCTTGAAGGAGCCGGGCATGAGGTTGTGGTTACCCTGGAACCGGGCGGCAGCCGTATAGGCGGGGAACTGCGCAAAATTCTTCTGAACATGGACAGCACCGACATTACCGGCGAGTGTGAGTTGTTTCTGTATCTTGCCGACCGGGCTCAGCATGTAAGTCAGGTTGTGCAGCCTGCTCTTGAAGCAGGAAAGGTTGTTATTTCAGACCGTTTTGCGGATTCCACCATTGTTTATCAGGGTTACGGACGCGGATTGGACCCGAAGCTCCTGCGTGAACTGAATGATGTTGCGGTTTGCGGTCACTGGCCGGATCTTACGGTGCTTCTCGATATTGAACCGGAAATAGGGCTCAAGCGGGCCATGACGCGCAATTTTCAGCAGAACAGGATGCAGGAAGAAGGTCGGTTCGAGGCGGAATCGCTGGATTTTCACGGTCGTGTACGGGAAGGGTACCTGACCTGGGCGGCGCTGAACAATGATCGTATAACAGTCGTTAAAGCCGATCAGTCTCCTGACGATATTTTCGAAGAAATCAAAATCCGTGTGCTGGAAGCCATGGGGAAGTGATTTTTGAAGAATGAATTGATTCTGCTTCGGCAGAGTTAGTTTTGTTTTTTTATGCGGTCGATTGTTTTTTCGGCCGCTTTTTTTGTGTCCTAAAACTTATGCTATACTTTTTTTAATGGTGTTAATGCATACTATGTTATCAAGCTAAAAATAGTTTATTCGTGAGTGTGACGTTGTTGAAATTGTATTCTGTAATCTGGATAAAATTGTTGTTTTCGTGTTATTATATGTTGTTTTTTTCTATAAATTGATAAAACAACTATCCAGTTGAATAATTTTGCATTTGGGGTTGACGCTATCATAGTAAAGTGGTTTAAGAGTAATTAGATTTTTCAATACATTAGCTTACGTGCGGCAAGGGTGAAAGGTGCGAGTTTTGTGGTTGTTGCACGGAAGTTCATGTCTTTAAAATTAGTTTGCGTTCCGGTTTTGGGTCGGAAATGTTTCCGGTCCTGGATCGAAATCGGAGTGCCGGGGTTGAACCCCGCTGATCTTTAATTAGAGGATGGAGGTTTTTATGAAATTCTCTGTGGGACTCGGAAAGGATGGAGCGGAAAAACGCCTTGAGCAGAATGGCGTCTCCCGCCGCGACTTCATGAAGTTCTGCGCAACGACTGCTGCTGTTATGGGTATGGGACCCGCTTTTGCTCCTACTGTTGCTGAAGCGTTGACCCAGAAACGGCGTCCTTCCGTTGTTTATCTGCACGCAGCCGAATGTACCGGCTGTTCTGAAGCTGTGCTTCGTACTGTTTCTCCGTATATCGATGCTCTTATTCTTGATACGATCTCCCTTGACTACCATGAAACCATCATGGCTGCAGCAGGGCATGCAGCCGAAGAGGCTCTTCATGAAGCAGTAAAGTCTCCCGAAGGCTATGTCTGCGTTGTTGAAGGCGGCATCCCCACCGTGGATAACGGCAACTGGGGTAAAGTCGGCGGCAAGACAATGCTTGAAATCGTTCAGGAGATCGTTCCCCATGCAAAGGCCACCATCTGTATAGGCACATGTGCCTGTTACGGTGGGGTGCAGGCTGCTGCTCCGAACCCGTCGCAGGCCAAAGGCGTTTCCGACGCCCTCGGCGGTATCACCACCGTAAACCTGCCCGGATGTCCGACCAACCCGTTCAACTTCGTCGGCGCCGTTGTTCATTACCTGACCAAGGGTGTTCCCGAGCTCGATAGCCACGGTCGTCCGAAAATTTTCTACGGCGAAACGGTGCACGACAACTGCCCCAGACTCAAACATTTCGACGCAGACGAATTTGCTCCATCCTTTGCTTCCGAAGAAGCCAAGAAGGGCTACTGCCTGTACGAACTGGGATGCAAGGGACCGGATACTTACAACAACTGCCCGAAAGTCAAGTTCAACCAGACCAACTTCCCCATCGAAGCCGGCCATCCCTGCATAGGTTGCAGTGAGCCCGATTTCTGGGATGAAATGAGCCCGTTCTACGAACAGAGCTAAGCTGGTTTTTGTTTAGGCGTTTATTGAACTAACTTTCCATTTTTGGAGGATTGTATATGTCTGGTTGCAAGGCAAAATCGGGTCCCGCCGTAATGGCGACTCCGTTTGATAAAAATTACACCGGTCCGGTGATTGTCGACCCCCTTACCAGAATTGAGGGTCACCTCAAGATCGAGGTTGAGGTCGAAAACGGCAAAGTAAGCAATGTCTGGAGTTCTTCCCAGCTTTTCCGTGGTCTGGAAATCATCCTCAAGGGACGTGATCCCAGAGATGCCCAGCACTTTACTCAGCGTTCATGCGGTGTCTGTACCTATGTTCACGCACTGGCTTCCACCCGTGCAGTGGATAACGCAGTTGGTGCCGATAAGAATATGCCGGAGAATGCCCGCATCATCCGTAACCTGGTCATGGCTTCCCAGTATCTGCATGACCACATAGTCCATTTCTATCATCTGCACGCCCTTGACTGGGTTGACGTTGTAAGCGCACTGCAGGCCGACCCCGTGAAGGCCGCCGCTCTCGCAAACAGCCAGTCCACCAGAGTCACCAAGGCCGAAGACCTCAAGGCTGTTCAGACCAAACTGAAAACATTCGTGGAATCCGGTCAGCTCGGTATCTTCACCAATGCCTACTTCCTGGGCGGACACGATGCATACTACCTGAAACCCGAAGAAAACCTCATCGCCACTGCGCACTACCTTGAAGGACTGCACCTCCAGGTCAAGGCTGCCCGTGCAATGGCTGTTTTCGGCGCAAAGAACCCCCACACCCAGTTCACCATCGTGGGCGGCGTAACCTGCTACGAATCCCTGACCAAGGAACGTATCCAGGAATTCAAGGCTCTTTACAACGAAACTCTGGCTTTTGTTAATGAATGTTACATTCCCGACCTGCTGATGGTCGCTTCCTACTACAAAGACTGGGCCGGAATCGGCGGAACTCACAACTTCCTGAGTTTCGGTGAATTCCCCGCCAAGGAAGACGACATCAACAGCCGGTTCATCCCGCAGGGTGTAATCATGAACCGCGACCTGAAAAATGTTGCGGATTTCAACCCCGATGCAATCAAGGAAGACATCAGGCACAGCTGGTACAACGGTGACTCCTCCCTGCACCCCTATGACGGTGTGACCGAGCCCAAGTACACCACTTACGAAGACCGTGACCGTTATTCCTGGATGAAGGCTCCCCGCTACAACGGCGAAGCAATGGAAGTAGGTCCCCTGGCCCACGTGCTGACAGCTTACGCAAGAGGTCATAAGGACTTCGTTCCTGTCGTAAATTACGTTCTGGATACTCTGGGCGTAAAAGCTGATGCTCTCTTCTCCACTCTGGGACGTACTGCCGCTCGCGGTATCGAAACTGCCGTAGTAGGTAAGAAGATCGCCGAGTGGGTAAATAACCTTGAAGACAACGTCGCTTCCGGCAACACCGATCTCGCTATCGATATCGACATGCCCGATGAAGCTGAAGGCGTTGGATTTGTCGGTGCTCCTCGCGGCGCACTTTCCCACTGGATCAAGATCAAGGGCGGAAAGATTGAAAACTTCCAGCTCGTTGTTCCTTCCACCTGGAACCTTGGACCCCGTTGTAACAACAACAAGATGTCTGCTGTTGAAGAAGCCCTTATGGGTACTCCCATTGCAGATCCTAAACGTCCTGTTGAAATTCTGCGTACCGTTCACTCGTATGACCCCTGTATCGCCTGCGGCGTACACGTCATCGATGCAAAGACCAACGAAGTTCACAAGTTTAAAGTTCTGTAGTTCGTTTGAATTCGTAATAAAAAAAGAACCCGGCTTTTGCCGGGTTCTTTTTTATTTTCCGTCCTGTTGGCGTGAACTGTTTGGAAATATTGCTTCTCGTTTGAATACTTGGATTTTTTAATTGAATTGCCGTCCGGTATTGATATATGGATTGAGTAGACTGTGAAGGGCAATTATGGACCGTCAGGAACCCCGGAGGCATTTTATGGGTAAGAAGATTCTGGTACTGGGTGTGGGCAATATCCTTTTCACCGATGAGGGAATCGGCGTGAAGGTTGTTACCGAGCTTGAAAAAAAATATTCGTTTTCCGACAATGTGGAACTGATGGACGGAGGAACGCTGGGGACAAAGCTGATGGGCCCGATGATGGAGTGCGATTACCTTATTGTGGTTGACGCCGTTCTCGGAGGAGACGAACCCGGTTCCGTTTATCGCTTGACAGGAGATGATTTGCGTAGGAGTCTGGCATTTAAGGATTCAATGCATCAGACAGATCTTCTGGATACAATGGTTCTATGCGATCTTTGTGACCGCCGTCCCGAATGCGTAGTCATAGGGGTTGAACCCAAGGACTACCAGACCATGCATGACGATGTTTCTGATGTAACCCTGGCCCGGCTTCCTTTCATGATGGAAAAGGTTCTGGAAGAAGTAGCCGCAGCCGGTGGAAGTTATAAAGAGCTGGCTTAAATTTCATAGAAAGGGGTGTGTTTCATGTGCTTAGCTATTCCTGTCGAGATTCAATCAATAAATGATCAGGTCGCCCGGTGTAGGGTCGGGGAAGGGGAAACCTATCTTGATGCATCGCTCATGCTTATGGCTGATGAAGTAGAGGTCGGAGATTACCTGATTGTTCATGCCGGGTTTGCACTGCGCAAACTTGATCCGAAGGAAGCTGAAGAGACCCTGAAAATTTTACGGGATATGGTGGCATTGACAGAAGGTGCAGGACCTGAAACCTGTGCATCTTAGCTACCGTCTTCTAATGAATTTAAAAATCCCGGCGACCATCAGGTCTGCCGGGATTTTTCTTATCCGGTCAAGCGTTGGCATTAAACCTTGACTTAATGCCGATCAGTGGGACTAACGCTGCCCCAAGCAGCCAGATTGCCCCAGGAATGGGGGTGGGAGCCGTGTTTTCGACCTCTACCACATAACCCCTTATCTGCTGAGCGACAGCGGAACCTTCATCATTCCACTGAAATCCGTATCTGGAGTCTGCGCTAAGGTGTATTTCATTAAAGTGGTTGGCGTTATTGGGCTCGGCGTTGGACCAGTCTGTATAATCCCAGTTTTCTCCGGTTACCCAACTCCAGCCTTCTGTCGGAGTTTTTCTGTTGTTGTCACCTGTCTGGGATGCTCCGAGCCAGTATGCCTTGGTCTGATCTTTGAAAACAGTATTTTTGAAAAAATCGTTTTCAGCAGAAGATGTTATTGTCGCGAGATGACCGCCTAAGGATTCTGCTGCAACTTTTGCATCATCCCAGGTGATTCCGCTGCTTTGTACCAGAGTGTATTGGGAGTTGCCGAAACTGAAAGTTGAGGCTGATGCCGGAGCGGCAAGCAGAATGCTGCAAAGCAGCACTAAACATAACACAGAAAATTTTTTCATAATTCCCCCCCGGAAATTAATTCCCTCATGCTTAATGTTTCTTAATTACTCTAAAGTAAGCTTTAAGACAAGCCCGCTGCGGAATACCTGCTGTCTTCGCTCTCAGTTCAGGGGTAAAATGTTTTCCCGAATATGAATTTTTATCCCTGTAATATTGGCAGGATATTCCGCGCTCTGTTTTCTGCGCTGGAGAAGTCCTCTGAAGACGCTTTACGGCCCTGATCGGTTTTCCCTGTTCATCCGCAGGGTTCGGTGCTATTTTTTAAAAACGCAAAAAATAGTCGCATTGGAGACGTTATGATAAATGAAGAGCGCATTCTGAATCTTTTTATGAATATGGTAAGGATCGGCAGCCCCTCTCTTGAGGAAAAGAATATGGCTGTATTTTTACGAGGACTGATGGAACAGAAAGGGTATGAAATCCATGAAGACTGCGCCGGTGATTTCTGCGGGGGAAATACGGGAAATCTGGTGGTGCGAATACCCGGAACCTGTAAAGGAACCCCGATCGCCTTTTCGGCGCATATGGATTGCGTGCCGCCATGCATGGGTGTTGAGCCCGTTGTTGCGGACGGACGTGTGTGCAGTGCCGGGGAGACTGTACTGGGCGGAGATGATAAAGCAGGCATAGCCATGATGATTGAGGCTATGGCTCACATTGAGGAGGAAGGCATAGCGCATCCGGATGTATATTTCATTTTTTCCATCTGCGAAGAGGCCGGTATGCACGGAGCCAAAAATCTGGACAGCTCGCTGCTGCCGCTAAAAGATGTTGTGATTCTTGATGCGAGCGGTGTCCCCGGGTGTGTTGTGGTGGAAGCTCCTGCCAAGGCCGTAATCAGGATGGTTTTCAAGGGCAAGGCATCCCATGCCGGAATTGTTCCGGAGGCCGGCATCTGTGCAATCAGGATTGCCGCAGAGGCTGTTTCGGCCATGAAGCTGCTGCGCATAGACGAAAAGACAACAGCCAACCTTGGAAAGATAGAGGGAGGCGGGGCGACAAATATTGTGACAGACACCGTTACGCTGACCGCAGAGGCGCGTTCTTCCCGTGATGAACTCCTGCAGGATCAGATCGAGCACATGCGTAGTTGTTGTGCCGCTGCGGCAGAAAAATTCGGGGGAGAGTATGTTTTTGAATCAGCAATCTCGTATCCTTCCCTTCATGTGCCTGACGATTCTCCTATGCTGCGCCGTATTGAGCTTTGCTGCAACAGACTCGGACTGGAATTTCGCTGTATACCTACCGGAGGCGGAAGTGATGCCAATGTTCTTTACGGAAGAGGGTACAGTGCCGTGACCCTTGGAATAGGTATGACCAAGGTACACACCTGTGATGAATACATAGAATTGAAATCGCTGACAGACTGTGCCGCTCTTGTTGCAGAGATCATCAAGGGATAAATAAAATAGAATTGACCGATGTAAGAAAGGAGACCGGTTGGAAATACTGTTACGGGCTGCTATGTTGCCAGCCTTGCATGGAGCGCAGCAGTTTTTCCGACTGCAAAAATTTTCCGGTAATTCCGGTCTCCATTTATTGTTGCGCGGCTACAGTCCGAGGGATGCAAGCAGGTCGTCAACCTCTCCCTGATCTGCTTTCTCCGTGGGGCCTTTGAGTTCGCTCATTTTGTTTTCGGTTTCCTGGTCCAGTTCTTCCAGAGTCTTCTCAGGTGCTGCTTCACGGGCTTTGATTTTCAGTCCCGTGGACATGTAGAGATCCAGAACGATTTTTTCAACACTCTTTATTGTGTCGATGATTATCTTGATTCTCTGTCCGGTCAGGTCCTGAAATGACAGGGTAGTCATGATGGTCATGATGTCCTGTCCTAGTGTGTCGTTTATTTCGGCCAGCTTTTCGCGCTGTTCCTTTTTTACTCCACCGGATTCGAATGCCTTGACAATGTCAGCAAGAGCGGTCTGTGTTTCCTGAGTCTTTTCAAGGATATCCATTATATCCTGAGTCGCTTTTTCCGTTGTGCGCATAATTGCGTCCAACTGGTCGGATGCCTCGTTGAAAAGATCGTCCGGATTGGTTTCCAGAGAGACTTGTACGGAAGAGCCTGCCGGGCCTTTTTTGGCCTTGGCCACTTCCTGATAAATGTCGCGGAGCCCGTTTTGCAGATCAATGTTGATCCTGCGGTAGAACTCTCCTTCAAGGAGCGTCTGGGACATGCTTTTGGATATCTCTTTCTGCACAGCCAGAGCAATGCTTTCCTTGAGGCTTTTGGACAGTTCTTCGGAAACTTTTTCCATCATTTCCTGCACAATATGATCATCATTAATCACAACCGACTCCTCTGCATTATATCTTGTAATTATTGCTTTTCACCGGACTAGCCGAGTTTTTCCGCCCTTATCCGTTCGCGTTGTTCGCTGAAAACAAACTGGATAATGGCTTCAAGATCATGCTCCCTGATTTTTTCAAATTTCATGATCCAGGAACTTTGATCAGGTCCTTTATGAATCGTCCCCACAGCACCGGCCAGACGTAATGGAATTCGTTCTATTTCCAGTACAGCTTCCATAACGCAGGGGAGAGATATGGGATTTTCTGTCCGGAAAAGCATTCCGTTTCCCGATATTTCCATTACTTCCAATGATTCCGGAAAGTCGGTCAGGAGATCTTTACGGCTCTGCATTCCAAGCAACTGGTCCAGCTTACGGTCCAGTTCCGTAACGTATACTTTGAGCCATTCGGGGACCTTGGAATCGTCCAGATCATCGGCAGGGTGTTTCTTTGATCCGCTGAACCCGCGGAAAACAGGTTCTTCTTCCGTGGAAGCGCAAATACGTCCGTGCCCTTTGATCCTTGTCTTTACACTTGCGTAGTGTTCGGTACTGTCCATTCCAAGGTCTCCTGAGCCCATCAGTCCTGAGGATCTATTTCCATTGCCCTTACGGGGCAGACCTTGGTGCAGAGTCCGCAGGCAGTACATTTATCCGGGTCGAACACCACAATTCTGGTTTCAGCGTCAAGCGAAAGCGCTCCGGTGGGACACATGGACAGACACATGCCGCAATGCATACAGGAATCTTCATCTCGCGATATTTTCTGGGTAACCGGGATGAGCCTGATGCCGTTTTCCTTCAGGTAGTTGATGCCCTTGTGGTAATCTTCTTCGAGTCCGATGATTTCAAGGGTCATGCTTCCTTCCAGGCGGGGGTTTATATCCGCCTTGAGTATGTTGAAGCTCAGGTTGTAGATTTTTCCAAGGTTACAGATAACCGGTCGGCCGGATACTGTTGATGGAAATGAAAGATGGATAATCTTGTTGAAAGTAGTCTTGTCTGCCATTTGTCTTGTCCGTTTATATTGTTATTTTAAATTCTTTAGAATTGACTTGGCCCGTTTTGCTTCTGCGGAATCGGGAGCCTTCTTGATGAGGTCTTCAAGAATATAGCGTCCTGATTTGGTTTTGCCCAGTTTAATCAGGCAAAGTCCCTGCTTCAACAATGCGGATCTGTACTTGTTGCTTTTGGAATACTTGGCGATGACGTCCTGATACTTCAGAGCAGCATTGGCGTAGTCCCCAAGCTGGTAGTAACACTCACCTTCCCAGAAAATCGCATTCGGGACAAGGGTGTGTTTTACGAAATTAGCGGAGAATTCTGCCCAATCGCGGATTGCTTCCTTGTATTTGCGTTCCTTGAACTGGGCCATGGCTTTGTCGTAAAGAGCTTTTGCCGGATCAGCCGGTGTTGTTTTCTTGGGCTGCTGCGCCACAACAGCGGAGATTCCGCCCACAGCTGCGGTCGCGTTTGAAATAGCCGCCTCTGTTGCCTTGTCTTTGGGCACTGTTGCCTTGATCAGCCCCAGATCGATGGCCAGCTGACTTTCCAGTGCCAGACGCATATTTTCGACTTTTGCGGAAAGATCTTCAAGTGAAATTGTGCTGTTGCCGTTTCCGGCTTCCATACGTGCAAGATTTTCACTCATGGTATTCACGACGCCCTGAAGCCTTGCAACCTGTATCTTGAGTGCGTTGAATTCAGCATACATGTTCGCCTGGCTGGATTGCAGGGGGGAATTTGATTCCTTGATCTCGTTTTTCAGAAGCTCATCGGATTCCCGGAGCTGTTTGTCGAGGTTGTCTATTTTTTTATTGATCTGGGCTCTGGTCTGGCGCAGTTCCAGTCGCATGCTGTCCATGTCTGACGTGGTTACGCAGCCCGGCAGCGCACAGGTCAGTATTAAAAATATGAGGACCGTAACAGTCAATTTGAGTGGATTATTCGTCATTGTACTTTTTCCCCCTTTTTCTGCCGAGGACAAAATAAGCCAGACAGCCTAAAAATGGAATAAAAATCGAAAGCTGAATCCAGCCGACCTTTTCCATGTTGGAAGGAAACTCCCGATGAAAGGCATCCCATATGGCAAAAAGGCTCATGACTGCAAACACGCCGACACTGCCCAATATAATCATCCAGGTTTCGAGGGAAAGTGCGGGGATTTGTCCGAAGAACATTAATGACTCCTTTTTTTATGTATAAACAACAGGTAGATGCCGGTTAGAAAAAAGACGACTGCCATGAACTGGGTTGTGCTGATCGGGCCGATTGCGCCCCGGTAGTCCGCCCTGAAGAACTCAATAATAAATCTGAGGGCAGAAAACAACATCAGGAAGAGTCCGGTTATTTTTCCGTCTGAGTGGAAAAAACGTTTTGTTCCGAGCAGGATCAGGAATGTGATCAGTCCGGCAAGGGAGTGATATATCTGCGTGGGGTGGAGTGGATGGAAAAGGGGAGCCAGAGAGTCCGTATTTCTGAACACAACTCCCCAGGGCAGGTCGGTCGGTTTTCCGTAACAGCACCCGGCAAAGAAGCATCCCAGGCGGCCGACAGCCTGGCCGAGAGCAATGGCCGGGGCAAAAGAGTCCAGCCACGGCAGCAGCTTCTGATGTTTACCGTGCAGATACATTGCACCGCCTGCAGAACCGAAAACAACAGCCCCGGAAAAGACCAGCCCTCCGTTCCAGATTCGCAGTGCGTTCAGTATATCGCTAGTGAATTCCTGCGGGTAGAGCGCGATATAAAGAATTCTGGCTCCGATGATGCCGCACACAATGGCGGTTATGCCCGCTTTCGGTGCAAGGGTGTAGTCCATATCCCGCAAACGTGCTTCCCGCATGGCCCAGCCCATGGCCAGCAGGCATCCTGCGGTGAGGAACACGCTGTAGCTGTAAATGTTTACAGCCCCTATGCTGAACAGCACCGGGTTCATTTCTTTCTCCTGTACATTGAAATGATCAGGATGAAAGCTCCGATGCAGATGGCAATATCAGCCACGTTGAAGGCCGGCCAGTGGTAGGAGCCGATGTAGAAATCGAGAAAGTCGGTTACTTCATGGTAAAGAACACGGTCTATAAGGTTACCCACGGCTCCGCCGAGGATGCAGCCCAGCCCGGCAACCTGCAATCTGTCCGTTTCGGATGTGGATTTAAGGAGCAACGCAACAGCCCCCATGGCCGCGAAAGTGACCACGATGAAAAACATGCGTTGCCAGCTTATGTCCGCGCTGTTCAAAAAACCGAAAGCAGCGCCTCTGTTGACCACGTGGACCAGATTGAAATATCCGGGGATTATCGTTTCCGAAGCCCAGAGGACCATCTTGTCCCGCACGGCTATCTTGGTCAGCTGGTCCAGTATTACGACGACGAATGCCAGTGATCCGGCAAGGGTGTATTTATTCATTGCAGCCCCGATGTTGTTGGCGTCGGATTGCCTTTTGTTCTGTTTGTCCGTCAGGTTGTAAAATGCCCCCGGTCTCGTCCGAGAATCCGGGGGCATCGTTGCAATTATAGCGAGGAAATTGCTATTCGCCTGCCAGAACTCCGGCACAGCGAGGGC
This window harbors:
- a CDS encoding 4Fe-4S binding protein, with the translated sequence MADKTTFNKIIHLSFPSTVSGRPVICNLGKIYNLSFNILKADINPRLEGSMTLEIIGLEEDYHKGINYLKENGIRLIPVTQKISRDEDSCMHCGMCLSMCPTGALSLDAETRIVVFDPDKCTACGLCTKVCPVRAMEIDPQD
- a CDS encoding lectin-like protein, with amino-acid sequence MKKFSVLCLVLLCSILLAAPASASTFSFGNSQYTLVQSSGITWDDAKVAAESLGGHLATITSSAENDFFKNTVFKDQTKAYWLGASQTGDNNRKTPTEGWSWVTGENWDYTDWSNAEPNNANHFNEIHLSADSRYGFQWNDEGSAVAQQIRGYVVEVENTAPTPIPGAIWLLGAALVPLIGIKSRFNANA
- the lgt gene encoding prolipoprotein diacylglyceryl transferase, which gives rise to MNPVLFSIGAVNIYSYSVFLTAGCLLAMGWAMREARLRDMDYTLAPKAGITAIVCGIIGARILYIALYPQEFTSDILNALRIWNGGLVFSGAVVFGSAGGAMYLHGKHQKLLPWLDSFAPAIALGQAVGRLGCFFAGCCYGKPTDLPWGVVFRNTDSLAPLFHPLHPTQIYHSLAGLITFLILLGTKRFFHSDGKITGLFLMLFSALRFIIEFFRADYRGAIGPISTTQFMAVVFFLTGIYLLFIHKKRSH
- a CDS encoding PLD nuclease N-terminal domain-containing protein produces the protein MFFGQIPALSLETWMIILGSVGVFAVMSLFAIWDAFHREFPSNMEKVGWIQLSIFIPFLGCLAYFVLGRKRGKKYNDE
- a CDS encoding HypC/HybG/HupF family hydrogenase formation chaperone; this translates as MCLAIPVEIQSINDQVARCRVGEGETYLDASLMLMADEVEVGDYLIVHAGFALRKLDPKEAEETLKILRDMVALTEGAGPETCAS
- the tmk gene encoding dTMP kinase yields the protein MFITFEGIEGTGKTTQIKLLKAYLEGAGHEVVVTLEPGGSRIGGELRKILLNMDSTDITGECELFLYLADRAQHVSQVVQPALEAGKVVISDRFADSTIVYQGYGRGLDPKLLRELNDVAVCGHWPDLTVLLDIEPEIGLKRAMTRNFQQNRMQEEGRFEAESLDFHGRVREGYLTWAALNNDRITVVKADQSPDDIFEEIKIRVLEAMGK
- a CDS encoding HyaD/HybD family hydrogenase maturation endopeptidase; amino-acid sequence: MGKKILVLGVGNILFTDEGIGVKVVTELEKKYSFSDNVELMDGGTLGTKLMGPMMECDYLIVVDAVLGGDEPGSVYRLTGDDLRRSLAFKDSMHQTDLLDTMVLCDLCDRRPECVVIGVEPKDYQTMHDDVSDVTLARLPFMMEKVLEEVAAAGGSYKELA
- a CDS encoding M20/M25/M40 family metallo-hydrolase; translation: MINEERILNLFMNMVRIGSPSLEEKNMAVFLRGLMEQKGYEIHEDCAGDFCGGNTGNLVVRIPGTCKGTPIAFSAHMDCVPPCMGVEPVVADGRVCSAGETVLGGDDKAGIAMMIEAMAHIEEEGIAHPDVYFIFSICEEAGMHGAKNLDSSLLPLKDVVILDASGVPGCVVVEAPAKAVIRMVFKGKASHAGIVPEAGICAIRIAAEAVSAMKLLRIDEKTTANLGKIEGGGATNIVTDTVTLTAEARSSRDELLQDQIEHMRSCCAAAAEKFGGEYVFESAISYPSLHVPDDSPMLRRIELCCNRLGLEFRCIPTGGGSDANVLYGRGYSAVTLGIGMTKVHTCDEYIELKSLTDCAALVAEIIKG
- a CDS encoding hydrogenase small subunit, producing MKFSVGLGKDGAEKRLEQNGVSRRDFMKFCATTAAVMGMGPAFAPTVAEALTQKRRPSVVYLHAAECTGCSEAVLRTVSPYIDALILDTISLDYHETIMAAAGHAAEEALHEAVKSPEGYVCVVEGGIPTVDNGNWGKVGGKTMLEIVQEIVPHAKATICIGTCACYGGVQAAAPNPSQAKGVSDALGGITTVNLPGCPTNPFNFVGAVVHYLTKGVPELDSHGRPKIFYGETVHDNCPRLKHFDADEFAPSFASEEAKKGYCLYELGCKGPDTYNNCPKVKFNQTNFPIEAGHPCIGCSEPDFWDEMSPFYEQS
- a CDS encoding nickel-dependent hydrogenase large subunit, with protein sequence MSGCKAKSGPAVMATPFDKNYTGPVIVDPLTRIEGHLKIEVEVENGKVSNVWSSSQLFRGLEIILKGRDPRDAQHFTQRSCGVCTYVHALASTRAVDNAVGADKNMPENARIIRNLVMASQYLHDHIVHFYHLHALDWVDVVSALQADPVKAAALANSQSTRVTKAEDLKAVQTKLKTFVESGQLGIFTNAYFLGGHDAYYLKPEENLIATAHYLEGLHLQVKAARAMAVFGAKNPHTQFTIVGGVTCYESLTKERIQEFKALYNETLAFVNECYIPDLLMVASYYKDWAGIGGTHNFLSFGEFPAKEDDINSRFIPQGVIMNRDLKNVADFNPDAIKEDIRHSWYNGDSSLHPYDGVTEPKYTTYEDRDRYSWMKAPRYNGEAMEVGPLAHVLTAYARGHKDFVPVVNYVLDTLGVKADALFSTLGRTAARGIETAVVGKKIAEWVNNLEDNVASGNTDLAIDIDMPDEAEGVGFVGAPRGALSHWIKIKGGKIENFQLVVPSTWNLGPRCNNNKMSAVEEALMGTPIADPKRPVEILRTVHSYDPCIACGVHVIDAKTNEVHKFKVL
- the ybgF gene encoding tol-pal system protein YbgF; amino-acid sequence: MTNNPLKLTVTVLIFLILTCALPGCVTTSDMDSMRLELRQTRAQINKKIDNLDKQLRESDELLKNEIKESNSPLQSSQANMYAEFNALKIQVARLQGVVNTMSENLARMEAGNGNSTISLEDLSAKVENMRLALESQLAIDLGLIKATVPKDKATEAAISNATAAVGGISAVVAQQPKKTTPADPAKALYDKAMAQFKERKYKEAIRDWAEFSANFVKHTLVPNAIFWEGECYYQLGDYANAALKYQDVIAKYSKSNKYRSALLKQGLCLIKLGKTKSGRYILEDLIKKAPDSAEAKRAKSILKNLK
- the lspA gene encoding signal peptidase II produces the protein MNKYTLAGSLAFVVVILDQLTKIAVRDKMVLWASETIIPGYFNLVHVVNRGAAFGFLNSADISWQRMFFIVVTFAAMGAVALLLKSTSETDRLQVAGLGCILGGAVGNLIDRVLYHEVTDFLDFYIGSYHWPAFNVADIAICIGAFILIISMYRRKK
- a CDS encoding protein phosphatase CheZ, encoding MINDDHIVQEMMEKVSEELSKSLKESIALAVQKEISKSMSQTLLEGEFYRRINIDLQNGLRDIYQEVAKAKKGPAGSSVQVSLETNPDDLFNEASDQLDAIMRTTEKATQDIMDILEKTQETQTALADIVKAFESGGVKKEQREKLAEINDTLGQDIMTIMTTLSFQDLTGQRIKIIIDTIKSVEKIVLDLYMSTGLKIKAREAAPEKTLEELDQETENKMSELKGPTEKADQGEVDDLLASLGL